The nucleotide sequence GGAGTAATTATGAATGGCTAGGTGGAATTTGTTTCGGGAAGTTTTAAATCTCTTTAGTCTATTTAATGGTAAAATTTAGATCCATTCAGATGATATGGAAAGTTAAGAGATTCCCGAATATAAAGATTTGAAGAGAGGCAAAAATTTTGTCTCTTTTTTTATGTCCAAATATGGTTCCTATTTTTTTAGGACCGAAAAACCATTGATCTGACAATTATTCTAGTAATTTAGGGTGTGTTTTATACTCTCATTGAATTATAATTGTAACCATATTATACTTAAGTTCGTCTTAATCCACATGAGCAAAACTCATCTAAAAATAGAGAACTACATATAGGAAAGGGTTTGGGACATCTATGAATGACATTTCTGTCAAAATGAATAAAAAAGAGTGGCTCGAAATATTTGGGGCAATTCTTGTACTTGTGGCGGCCATACTGCTTCCGCCTTCGATAGCGCAAATTAGTACAGCTATTTTCTTTGTACTCTTCGCATTTTTTAAGCCATTTCAAAGTTTAGTAATTTTAGTACCGTACGTTATTTTCCGTACATTCTTTATTGAACTGAACCCTGGTCTTAAACTCATCGGCGATTTAATTACGATCGTCGTATTGCTGCGTTTATTTTTATTAAATACGAAGAAATTTAAAACTTGGTTTCATTTCAAACCATTTGAATACTTCTTCTTCGCCTTTTTAATCTTCGGTGCAATCATTGGATACAAAAACGGTGTATCACTTGGTGCCATCGTCTTCCAATTGCGTACATTCGGCGTTATGTATTTACTGTATTACATCTTAAGCCGCAGTGAATTGCCGAAAAACTTCCTTGTGAAATTGGCATGGGTTACGGTATTTTCAGGTGCCGTTATTTTCATTCAGGGGATTGTCGAAAAACTGTCGATGCGCCAGTTATTAATGCCGGAAGTATGGACGGAAAAAATACTTTCTTCAACAAACTTCGTGCGTGTCTACGGTATGCTGAACAATCCAAACTCATTGGCATTAGTCATGTTCTTTGCCATTGCCGCAGTATTTTTCCTGCGATGGGCATATAAAAACAATGAATTTAAATGGACGTTCCGCATTGCTCAGGTCGCTTTCTTTGGAATGCTGTTATTGACACTTTCACGGGGGACATGGATTTCCGCGTTCGTGCTAGTCTTATTCTTTATGCTGCTATCACGTAATTGGCAGTTATTGAAGAGAATTGGCATTTCATTTGTTGTAGCAATCGCGCTTATTTATTTCCCTGTAAACTGGGGAGTATCGTTTTTACAAAACTTAGGTGTGGAAAATACGGTAGCGCCTGAGGAAATTTCAGGTGGTATCAGCAATCGCTTCACGGAAACATTCTCGGACGACACTTTAGAGCTTATGCAGGAAAGTGGTCGTATGTTCTATATTAAAAAAGGATTTGAAGTGCTGAAAGATTATCCGATTACAGGTGCCGGCTTTGGTACATTCGGTGGTTCAGCGACTTTATCATATGACTCACCAATTTATGAGGAGTACGGTATCCGTTCTGATATTTACGGAGGTAAAAACTTCTATTCTGATAACCAATATATCCAGGTTATTGCTGAGACAGGAGCAGTCGGCGTTCTATTATTTGCTGGCTTCTTACTTGCGATGGTATGGATGTACTGGAAAGAACGTAAAACAGTCTTCGGACAATATTTATTCGGGCTATGGTTTGCAACAGGTGTAGCAGGCTTCTTCTATAATATTTGGGAATTAAAAGTATATGTACTGTTCTACTTTATTCTTTTTGGAATATTTGCGAGTATGCGCACAATGTATCCAATGCTCAAGCTCAGCGATTACGAAAAACAAAAAGCAGAATAGATCAAGGAACTATCTTCTTAGGAGGGTAGTTCTTTTTTTATATTAAAAGGTTGCTGGAATATATTTATTCAGCAAAATACAATATGTAATATTTTGTTGGAAAAATCGATAATTTGTAAAATGTAACAAAAGATTAATAGTCTCACACGCGAAAATTTGTTAAGGTTAGAGATAGGACATTAAGAGAGGAAGGTGACTTGCTTCAAGTTAACAAGGAAGCACAAATTATGAAAACAAATAAATCACTATTTATTGCAGTGCTAATGGTGTTTGCACTTATTTTCAGTACACCGCAATTTGCAAGTGCAGCACAATCGACAAATGACTCATACCCGCTTTCGACAGGGGTAACATATTCGAACTATACTCATAAAGGTTCTAAAACAAGTATAGTTAATCATTTAGAAGTAGATTTAACAGACTCTTTCACAAAGATCGGGTTAGGCTTACCATCT is from Solibacillus isronensis and encodes:
- a CDS encoding O-antigen ligase family protein, whose translation is MNKKEWLEIFGAILVLVAAILLPPSIAQISTAIFFVLFAFFKPFQSLVILVPYVIFRTFFIELNPGLKLIGDLITIVVLLRLFLLNTKKFKTWFHFKPFEYFFFAFLIFGAIIGYKNGVSLGAIVFQLRTFGVMYLLYYILSRSELPKNFLVKLAWVTVFSGAVIFIQGIVEKLSMRQLLMPEVWTEKILSSTNFVRVYGMLNNPNSLALVMFFAIAAVFFLRWAYKNNEFKWTFRIAQVAFFGMLLLTLSRGTWISAFVLVLFFMLLSRNWQLLKRIGISFVVAIALIYFPVNWGVSFLQNLGVENTVAPEEISGGISNRFTETFSDDTLELMQESGRMFYIKKGFEVLKDYPITGAGFGTFGGSATLSYDSPIYEEYGIRSDIYGGKNFYSDNQYIQVIAETGAVGVLLFAGFLLAMVWMYWKERKTVFGQYLFGLWFATGVAGFFYNIWELKVYVLFYFILFGIFASMRTMYPMLKLSDYEKQKAE